From Meleagris gallopavo isolate NT-WF06-2002-E0010 breed Aviagen turkey brand Nicholas breeding stock unplaced genomic scaffold, Turkey_5.1 ChrUn_random_7180001949377, whole genome shotgun sequence, a single genomic window includes:
- the LOC109364992 gene encoding uncharacterized protein LOC109364992, whose product MNLTEPMGGEITSEGAGSQCEEAIAGRANGRKDRKITSEKNSTMRRGDLRTAAADIATEATMSRQSGGTEAAPRAVLVLLGAVLSAAGGEVALGADTGSTGSPYWEYWDGLGAVTGSTGMNWDGLGALGGSGSRYWEHWDGLGTVTGRTGSTGMYWDVLGYAGSTGSTGSSYWEHWDVLGYMGMYWDVLGALEAVTGSTGTDWEGLEAVTGMDWNELGWTGSRYWEYWD is encoded by the exons ATGAATTTGACGGAGCCAATGGGAGGGGAGATCACCTCAGAGGGGGCCGGCAGTCAGTGTGAAGAGGCTATCGCAGGGAGAGCCAATGGAAGGAAGGATCGAAAGATCACCTCTGAGAAGAACAGCACAATG CGGCGCGGGGATCTCCGGACGGCGGCGGCGGATATCGCGACAGAGGCGACGATGTCGCGACAGAGCGGCGGAACGGAGGCGGCACCGCGCGCCGTCCTCGTGTTGCTGGGCGCCGTTCTGAGCGCTGCAGGTGGGGAGGTGGCACTGGGAGCCgatactgggagcactgggagtcCTTACTGGGAgtactgggatggactgggagccgttactgggagcactgggatgaactgggatggactgggagcactgggaggctCTGGGAGCCGctactgggagcactgggatggactAGGAACCGTTACTGGGagaactgggagcactgggatgtactgggatgtactgggataTGCTGGGAgtactgggagcactggaagcagttactgggagcactgggatgtactgggataTATGGGGAtgtactgggatgtactgggagcaCTCGAAGCCgttactgggagcactgggacggactgggagggactggaaGCCGTTACTGGGATGGACTGGAAtgaactgggatggactgggagcCGTTACTGGGAGTACTGGGACTGA